The following coding sequences lie in one Changpingibacter yushuensis genomic window:
- a CDS encoding alpha-amylase family protein — MTICNDRVVQISNSALCVNGEEKEMYGGAVHYWRLDRDKWEKILQNVVDLGFTMVSIYIPWEAHEISRGVFDFGNVDARTDIDAFLTLCESKGLNIVVRPGPQINSEMTWFGYPKRILEDQRFIARNASGARAVLNQVPKPIPALSYAVDEFYDEVALWYDAICPILERHAVNNGGGVVACQVDNEMAFFFGINAYSGDYSDASLKMYRKFLLSKYGSVERVERAYGVEELDDLTDFDPPRRFERSDRKAIAWYSDWAEYRETYLVDAMARLADMLRSRGLDQIALFHNYPHPLGPGGAASGFTHPFNMPKLEEKLDFVGFDIYSRKHLYNHIKTVASYTVGTSRFPYIPEFIAGVWAWYLHPGDESDEEFVTKAALMQGIKGFSRYMLVERDKWLFSPIRRDGTVRPMAHMHTKMNEVLKGLQFSQLKRRSDVLLLANREYDRLEASSVLVSFPGDFLETPSGFSEYPNRLTTADEKFGFDSYPLREKNEYFGAFHESLLENGVGYLISDTDLNSNRWSSYAAVVLTTEDWLDAETQRALAQYVKRGGTIVIGPKVPGLGHDQEKCTVLAEELGLSVGRVQETATIKVEEGHVILVGSVEQAEKVGELIGQTVPVAQFFSTDRSLDVVVHDNETAPNRKIVFVCNPTSRSVSARIGIQDTIRSAEEAWDHKSLLVTNGELDLKLDPYTIQICDCTVA; from the coding sequence ATGACGATATGTAACGATAGAGTCGTTCAAATCAGCAATTCAGCACTCTGTGTCAACGGTGAAGAAAAGGAAATGTACGGTGGCGCTGTTCACTACTGGCGCCTCGATCGAGACAAATGGGAGAAGATTCTCCAAAATGTAGTTGACTTGGGGTTCACGATGGTCTCGATCTATATTCCATGGGAAGCCCATGAGATCTCGCGTGGAGTCTTTGATTTCGGTAATGTTGACGCCCGCACAGATATTGATGCTTTCTTGACTCTTTGCGAGTCTAAGGGACTGAATATCGTAGTACGTCCTGGACCGCAGATCAATTCAGAAATGACTTGGTTCGGATATCCAAAGCGAATTTTGGAGGACCAACGATTTATTGCTCGTAATGCTAGTGGTGCACGAGCTGTTCTGAATCAGGTTCCTAAACCCATTCCGGCTCTCTCGTATGCGGTCGATGAATTCTACGATGAAGTCGCACTCTGGTATGACGCGATTTGTCCGATCCTCGAGCGGCATGCTGTTAACAATGGAGGAGGCGTTGTTGCTTGTCAGGTCGACAATGAAATGGCGTTCTTCTTTGGAATAAACGCCTATTCGGGCGACTATTCTGATGCCTCACTAAAGATGTACAGGAAGTTCCTTCTCAGCAAGTATGGGTCGGTTGAGCGTGTCGAACGGGCATACGGCGTGGAGGAACTTGATGACCTAACGGACTTCGACCCTCCACGTCGTTTTGAACGTTCGGATCGTAAGGCAATAGCATGGTATTCGGATTGGGCCGAGTATCGGGAGACCTATCTCGTCGATGCGATGGCGCGGTTGGCTGACATGCTAAGGAGCCGCGGTCTTGACCAGATCGCTCTCTTTCATAATTACCCTCATCCACTGGGTCCAGGTGGGGCAGCGTCAGGATTCACACATCCGTTCAACATGCCGAAGCTTGAAGAGAAGCTCGATTTTGTGGGGTTTGACATATACTCCCGCAAGCACCTCTATAACCATATAAAGACAGTGGCGTCTTATACTGTCGGCACATCTCGATTCCCCTACATCCCTGAGTTTATTGCAGGTGTTTGGGCTTGGTACCTGCATCCAGGGGATGAATCGGACGAGGAGTTTGTCACGAAGGCTGCCCTGATGCAAGGTATAAAAGGATTCTCGCGCTACATGCTGGTTGAACGCGACAAATGGCTCTTCTCCCCAATTCGTCGCGACGGCACGGTACGGCCAATGGCACATATGCATACAAAGATGAACGAAGTCCTGAAAGGGCTCCAGTTTTCTCAACTGAAGCGACGGTCTGATGTTTTACTGCTCGCCAACAGGGAATACGACCGTTTGGAGGCATCATCGGTACTGGTCTCTTTTCCGGGTGACTTCTTGGAGACCCCGTCAGGATTCTCCGAGTATCCGAATCGACTCACAACGGCTGATGAGAAGTTCGGATTCGACAGCTATCCGCTGCGCGAAAAGAACGAGTACTTTGGAGCTTTCCATGAGTCGCTATTGGAAAACGGAGTCGGGTACCTGATCTCAGATACCGATCTCAACTCTAATAGGTGGAGTTCATACGCCGCAGTTGTTCTAACCACAGAGGATTGGCTTGATGCTGAGACTCAGAGGGCACTTGCTCAGTATGTAAAGCGCGGTGGGACAATTGTTATCGGCCCGAAGGTGCCCGGACTCGGCCATGATCAAGAGAAGTGCACGGTCCTGGCCGAAGAACTTGGTTTGAGTGTGGGACGGGTCCAAGAAACCGCGACCATCAAGGTGGAAGAGGGACACGTCATCCTCGTCGGCTCGGTCGAACAGGCAGAGAAAGTTGGTGAGCTGATTGGTCAGACAGTACCAGTAGCTCAGTTCTTTAGCACTGATAGGAGTCTTGACGTCGTTGTCCACGATAACGAGACCGCGCCGAATCGGAAAATTGTGTTCGTGTGTAATCCAACGAGTCGGAGCGTTAGCGCACGAATTGGAATCCAAGACACAATAAGGTCTGCCGAGGAAGCATGGGATCACAAGTCACTTCTTGTGACAAATGGCGAACTTGACCTTAAGTTGGATCCGTATACTATTCAAATCTGCGATTGTACGGTTGCCTGA